The Oncorhynchus mykiss isolate Arlee chromosome 20, USDA_OmykA_1.1, whole genome shotgun sequence genomic sequence AAGTTGTGTCTAAACCATGCCACAAATTATTCTAATGAGCCACCACCCCTACATTTAAATGATCACTAAAAGAGGAAATAACCCTTTTCTGAACTGCAAAGAAGCATTGAAGGGCTCCAAGGGTTCTTTGGGTCAGCATGGTTCCACATAGAGCCATCACCCTTCCCAAACAACCCTTGTTTTGTGTGTACCTACTGTTTTGTGCATAccacacaagacatgccacaagtggtctcttcacagtccccaagtccagaacagactataggaggcacacagtactacatagagccatgactacatggaactctattccacatcaagtaactgaagcaagcagtaaaattagatttaaaaaacagataaaaatacaccttatggaacagcggggactgtgaagcaacacaaacataggcacagacacatgcatatacacacacacacacacatacgataacatacacactatacatacacatggatttagtactgtagatatgtggtagtggtggagtaggggcctgagggcatacagtgtgttgtgaaatctgtgaatgtattgtaatgttttaaaattgtataaactgccttaattttactggaccccaggaagagtatctgctgctttggcagcaggtAGCGGGGatgcataataaatacaaatactacgGGAACGACTATGTTGTGAGGATATACACATTCTCAGACCACCTATGGAGGGTCAACATAACCATTCACTGAAACTGAAAGCCCCTGACCTCTAAACATGTGTTTCTTCTTAATGATTCTAGCCATTTTGATTACAACTTACTTTCCTGTGAGAATACTTTGGGTTTAGAATATTGTGATTTCTGACCCGGTTTGTCAAGTTGAGATGAGATTATCCAATTTACCTCCACCGCCATCACAGCAAGTAGCACGGCAAAAATAATGAGCATATTCTCGTCCAACCACTCTCTAATACTCTCTCTGCACCCCTGTAACAGAGAAGTTAAAGCAATCAGTAAAATACCAGGAAATATCAAACTTCTCAGTTAAGGTAGAGAATGTGCTTAACTCTAAATCCTCTTCTTTAAACAAGTCAAAAAGGGTGCTTGGGACCAGAAATAGATCACATACAAATGAAAACAACATACAAGTTTGCtggcctttaaaaaaataataatatcaaATGTAACACATTTGAAGTAATGCCATGAGTCAGGACCACTTACTTTTTGATAGATGTCACACGTTGTGTAATTTGAAAAAGGCCGGATGTCATTGCAGTCACACATTTCATAAGAATTGGAGGCATTCTGGGTGTTATTGATGGGGTGGTAACAGGAGCAGGGTGCCTCCACCCAGATATTTGGTCCTGTCCATCCACAACAATGAATCTGCAGGGTTGTAAGAGAAGGAGATAATGCTTAATCTAACACTCTTTCAAAGTCTAAGGCGGGATTCAAACCATGCAGACAACTGACCATCGTACTGCACTTGACACACTGCAATTCTGATTCGGACGTAACTTTCCATGGTGGAAATTGCCATTGGGTCGCACATCAGCTAACCATACCTGTTCTTAAATGACTTCTTAGATCACAAATGTGTTATATGCCAAATTCAAACATCGATGATCCAACTTCATTATATAAATCACTTCATTCACATGGAAATGAAATCATGCATCAAGTTAGAAGACACCTATTTTGAAGTGGGCTTTGTGGAGGTTTAATTACTGTTACTGTGGTTACACCTCCTACACAGCATAGACATTCTACAAGTCAAGTGCAATACCAATAATCTGTGTGGGTTTGAATCCCGGCCTACATTTAATTGAACTAGATTCTATCATAGATGACCTCTCAAGATGAATTCACACATACAGTGTACCAAGCGTCAGCAGCATCTTAGTTTTGATGACATTTGGAACATGTGTTTGGAACTATCCGAACAAACCATGACTCTTAAAGAATTAGGTTGATCCATTCCAATTGATAATCATAGTTAACTGACTGGATGTATTGAGTGTTATTCCAGATGCTCAAAGCACTTTACATTAACGTATGGTGGAAACTCATCTCATCCTTAACCAATGTTTAGCACCCACTAGGGTGATGCCTCAGCAGCCATTTTAAGACAGGAAGCTCACCATACGTTAGCTTTCACAGCGGAGAGGTGAGAAGGGATTTATGCCAATTAGGAATCAGGGGGTGATTTGGTGGCCATGACAATACGTGGTcaggttgggaatttagccaggacatcgGGGTTAACACCGCTACTCTTCAATACCTCAGTTCAACATCTCATGACCAAATGACCAACTGGCAGTGTATACTACTGCATGTATTACCTCCTGCTGAACGTAGTCCAGAGTCTTCTCAAAGTTCAGATAGTTGGATTCATTCTTGCCGAATGATTCAATGAGATGAAGGACATGCTCTTCGACTTTGCTTTCAAACTaaaacaaaatgtgtgaaaaAGAAATGAGATGCCTTTCAAAAGTCACTCGAACTATTGTGTAAATAACATACCCACTGATATCGACTTACAAGGTTCCCTTTCAACCCATTCACCAGGTAACAAAAGAGGTTTTACTTTCGTGGCACACCCCGAGAAAAACTAGGCTATTGCATTCACAGAATGTGACGCTGTGGAATTAGATATAATAGCAGTGTCCCTTTAAGACAACAATGTTATTTTCAAAATCTCCCTGCATTGATGATTGTCACATCATTATGAAATGCGTATGTATTTGACTTGCTCCTAGCAGTGGCTCAgtaggtagagcatggcacttccattgccagggttgtgggttcgtaTTCCCATGGGGGATGTATGAGCTTTGGCTAAATTACTCAATTGCAAATGTAAAATGTGGCAAGCGGAGAAAAAACGGAAACCTGGTCATAGGGAGACAAATGATTTACCATAGATAGATAGCTAGTTCAGGAAGTCATCTTTATTGTCACAAATCTTTGAATATCTTTGTAATTCATAAATAAGGGTGAACCAACACAATCTTGAGTGCCAGTCATGATTTTAATAGTATAAATAGTGTCATTGTTGATTGTGATGTGTAACTATGGTCAAATAACACCGAGGATTGTGTGAATTTAAGCATTGTACATGGCTCGTGTGAAGAAAAGTACATAAGTAAGCGTAGTTACTCAGGTAATAGGTAAATGTCTTACTGAAGTCCACTGAGTGAAGAGCAGAACCGCTCCCACAATCTGAGCAGCAAGAAGGATGGAGAGCAGGAAGAAATACTGTAAAGATGAGCAATAGTTAGAGTAGATCAATCACTGCCATATTTGTATGTGCTGCTGCATAAtttatttgtttgtgttttaGGTGTGTGTAACCTACACAAGTttggacatacagtggggcaaaaacgtatttagtaagccaccaattgtgcaagttctcccacttaaaagatgagagaggcctgtaattttcatcataggttagTGCACTTCAACTTCAACTatgaaaaatccagaaaatcacattgtaggatttttaatgaatttatttgcaaattatggtggaaaataagtatttggtcaataacaaaagtttatatcaatactttgttatataccctttgttggcaatgacagaggtcaaatgttttctgtaagtcttcacaaggttttcacacactgttgctggtattttggcccattcctccatgcagatctcctctagagcagtgatgttttggggctgttgctgggcaacacggactttcaactccctccaaagattttctatggggttgaaatTTTGAGACTGGCTAGGCCTTAAATCACTGACCACAACAGGCGCTTATTAGAGCCAGGCGtctatttgagccaggtgtttaTTTCCTTAATCCACACAGCTTTTGCTTatttgtatagtttgtttaatTCCAGCATTCACTTCCTGCATCTTAGTACATTTCTTCATTTCCTGCACTAATGTGTTATCCTTTACTCACAGTGTTGTGTTTCTTTTGTCTTAGTATGCCTCTATTTTGGATGAAAAATTACTTTTACTTCGCAGAATAATTATTCTCCTCTTTGACTGTCCATTTTTTTCAAATTTCTGGGTGTCTGTACTCCCGAAGTTGTTAACTTTTTTTGTGCTTCCCAGTTAGCTAGCATTTCTCTGCTGATtgcagccaatggctagcagtttcttactggcaataaaaaacattttttttcttggcattactgaattatttaatataacaaatcaaaaattaaCCCTCAAACAATTGATGGTAATTCAtgtcacgacaggcctgatggaaacagacaATTTGTCAGTAAATTTCCAAATGTCTACAAAACGCTCATTAGAATATTTTGGAGCCTGGCTTGCGCACAGCTCTTTTGTGCAACCGTGAGTGAGAGTCATTTCAGTTGATCAAATGTGTTTTTTATGCCATTACATATTATATATGAATATTGCCAGTGACAATGTTTTGTAAAATATTCCAGTATGGCCTTGTATCCATTGACTAAAGTAGTCAGTGATTCTCCATTCTGTCCTTGGGGAcccccagctgttccagatgTAGCTCACTTGATTCAACTTGACAATTAACACAGATGACATTTCAACAATATAATATGGTTGACCAGAATAAAAAACCCTGTATGGTTTTTAAAGATGATCTACAAAGAACCTTTCAGATTGagaatggttctttatagaacctttatgATCCTGAGTgggcacatttcaaatcaaatttgattagttacatgcgctgaatacaacaggtgtagcccttacagcaaaatgcttacttacgagcccctaaccaacagtgcaatccccccccccccccccccccccgctcaaaaactatggataagaataagagataaaagtaacaagtaataaaagagcagcagtaaaaaataacaatatatacatgggggtgccggtacagagtcaatgtgcggggaccatgttagtgtgttggtgatgtggacaccaagtaacttgaagctctcaacctgctccactgcagccccgtcgatgagaatgggggcgtgctcggtacTCTTTTTCCTGtactccacaatcatctcctttgtcttgatcacgttgcgggagaagttgttgtcctggcaccatacggccaggtctctgacctcctcccgaaaggctgtctcattgttgtcggtgatcaggcctaccgctgttgtgtcaacggcaaatttaatgatggtgttggagtcgtgcctggccgtacagtcatgagtgaacagggagtacaggagggggctgagcacgcacccctgaggggcccctgtgttgaggatcagctgggCGGATGTGTGGTTACTTACCCTTACCTCCTGG encodes the following:
- the cd37 gene encoding leukocyte antigen CD37 isoform X1 — protein: MWCRVVGANPQPHTRAGLLLITESIDFPPIDHQPLKPHWRGFKQTNRMASQGCIDLIKYFLFLFNLLFACVGALLLSLGIWIVLAETSFFMPAPPYMSFPVFSYFLVIGGSATMSLGFIGCLGALKEVKCMLGMYFFLLSILLAAQIVGAVLLFTQWTSFESKVEEHVLHLIESFGKNESNYLNFEKTLDYVQQEIHCCGWTGPNIWVEAPCSCYHPINNTQNASNSYEMCDCNDIRPFSNYTTCDIYQKGCRESIREWLDENMLIIFAVLLAVMAVEVNWIISSQLDKPGQKSQYSKPKVFSQETMWYDPFDVSV